Proteins from one Cellulosilyticum lentocellum DSM 5427 genomic window:
- the rplK gene encoding 50S ribosomal protein L11, translating to MAKKVTGMIKLQIAAGKATPAPPVGPALGQHGVNIVQFTKEFNERTAKDAGLIIPVVITVYADRSFSFITKTPPAAVLLKKACKLESGSPNSIKQKVATISKEEITKIAELKMPDLNAGSLEAAISMIAGTARSMGITVQE from the coding sequence ATGGCAAAAAAAGTTACAGGTATGATTAAATTACAAATTGCAGCTGGTAAGGCAACACCAGCTCCACCAGTTGGTCCAGCACTTGGTCAACACGGTGTAAATATCGTTCAATTTACAAAAGAGTTTAATGAAAGAACAGCTAAAGATGCAGGTCTTATCATTCCAGTAGTAATTACTGTATATGCAGATAGATCTTTCTCTTTCATTACAAAAACTCCACCAGCAGCAGTTCTTTTAAAGAAAGCTTGCAAACTTGAGTCTGGTTCTCCAAACTCTATCAAACAAAAAGTTGCAACAATTTCTAAAGAAGAAATTACAAAAATTGCAGAACTTAAAATGCCTGACTTAAACGCAGGTAGCCTTGAAGCAGCTATTAGCATGATCGCTGGTACAGCTCGTTCAATGGGTATCACAGTTCAAGAATAA
- the rffA gene encoding dTDP-4-amino-4,6-dideoxygalactose transaminase: MINFNEPPYTGKEIEYIGETIKNKKICGDGIFSKKCSKWMEEEFKATRVLLTTSCTHALEMSAILAEIKPNDEVIMPSFTFVSTANAFVLRGAKIIFVDIRPDTMNIDETKIESAISSRTKAIVVVHYAGIACEMDTIKRIAQKHALFLIEDAAQGVMSTYKGQALGTIGDFGSYSFHETKNYSMGEGGAIIINQPSYVERAEIIREKGTNRSKFFRGEIAKYTWVDQGSSYLPSDINAAYLWAQLEMAEIIKKNRMDSWNRYHENLEALEVRGFIRRPVVPKECQHNAHIYYIKTTDIEERSKLIEYLRKHNILAVFHYIPLHSSEAGLMYSRFNGEDEYTTRESEKLVRLPMYYGIKKEDIEYIVSCIYDFYLHKVR; the protein is encoded by the coding sequence ATGATTAATTTTAATGAACCACCATATACAGGTAAAGAAATAGAGTATATTGGCGAGACTATAAAGAATAAAAAGATATGTGGTGATGGAATATTTAGTAAGAAATGTAGTAAATGGATGGAGGAAGAGTTTAAGGCAACCAGAGTCTTATTAACTACATCATGTACCCATGCGTTAGAGATGAGTGCAATATTAGCCGAAATAAAACCAAACGATGAAGTAATTATGCCATCATTTACTTTTGTATCTACTGCTAATGCTTTTGTACTGAGAGGAGCAAAAATTATATTTGTAGATATTAGACCTGATACTATGAATATAGATGAGACGAAGATAGAAAGTGCAATTTCATCTAGAACAAAAGCAATTGTAGTAGTACACTATGCAGGGATAGCATGTGAAATGGATACCATTAAAAGAATAGCGCAAAAACATGCTTTGTTCTTAATTGAAGATGCTGCGCAAGGAGTAATGTCTACATATAAAGGGCAGGCACTAGGTACTATAGGGGACTTTGGAAGCTATAGTTTTCATGAAACTAAAAATTATAGCATGGGAGAGGGGGGAGCAATAATAATTAATCAACCCAGTTACGTAGAAAGAGCGGAGATTATAAGAGAAAAAGGAACAAATAGAAGTAAATTTTTTAGAGGAGAGATAGCTAAGTATACTTGGGTTGACCAGGGTTCATCATATCTACCTAGTGATATAAATGCAGCATATTTGTGGGCACAACTAGAAATGGCAGAAATAATTAAGAAAAATAGAATGGACTCATGGAATAGATATCACGAAAACCTAGAAGCATTAGAAGTAAGGGGTTTTATCAGGAGACCAGTTGTTCCGAAAGAGTGTCAGCATAATGCTCATATATATTATATAAAGACTACAGATATAGAAGAGAGGAGTAAGTTAATAGAATACCTAAGAAAACATAATATTTTAGCGGTATTTCATTATATTCCTCTACATAGTTCAGAAGCCGGTTTGATGTATAGTAGATTTAATGGGGAAGATGAGTATACTACTAGAGAGAGTGAAAAGCTAGTTAGATTACCAATGTATTATGGCATTAAGAAAGAGGATATAGAATATATAGTAAGTTGTATTTATGATTTTTATTTGCATAAAGTCAGGTAA
- the fliB gene encoding flagellin lysine-N-methylase — MKILKPEFYSSFKCTGSDCREHCCQDWNIHIDKESFIKYGKIKGEFGSYLNGRITRNRKETYELIYAKINLEDRKCPFLDAKNLCNIYINLGEEYLSNTCKLYPRTIVRYYDRCERRLSLSCPEVVEKLLASQEPLSFLMEEEELSVLDYRNSVQTQYDMQMHDMIWETRALLIDIAQFREIALWKRLLFIKLVEGKVQKVIEEKKYSDFTSVIKEVKSFIQRSDVNEELDKIEPSTERKNLFVKAVLQARTSVSVVNKGFNVCIDDINTFTQKIADEGVMIEKIEREFDTYFTDRKYLLEHFIVYSLYTNVMNVIWTSNLNKEIMNLIINYAVIKQMLIAKWYCNQKRLAFDEIVEIVYSFSRVVEHHTDFIDEIYRQCKEDGYNTLAAVAILAR, encoded by the coding sequence GTGAAAATACTAAAGCCAGAGTTTTATAGTAGTTTTAAATGTACGGGAAGTGACTGTAGGGAGCACTGTTGTCAAGACTGGAATATACATATCGACAAAGAAAGTTTTATAAAGTACGGAAAAATAAAAGGAGAATTTGGAAGCTATTTAAATGGGCGGATTACTAGAAATAGAAAAGAAACTTATGAATTAATCTACGCTAAAATAAATTTAGAAGATAGAAAATGTCCATTTTTAGATGCGAAAAATCTGTGTAACATATATATCAACTTAGGAGAAGAATACTTATCTAATACGTGCAAGTTATATCCTAGAACAATTGTAAGATATTACGATAGATGCGAACGAAGACTTAGTTTATCTTGCCCTGAAGTTGTAGAGAAACTGTTGGCTTCTCAAGAACCATTAAGTTTTTTGATGGAAGAAGAGGAATTGAGTGTACTAGATTATCGCAATAGTGTACAAACACAGTATGATATGCAGATGCATGATATGATTTGGGAGACTAGAGCTTTGCTAATAGATATTGCACAATTTAGAGAAATTGCATTATGGAAAAGGTTGCTTTTTATAAAGTTAGTAGAAGGAAAAGTACAGAAAGTTATTGAGGAGAAGAAATACAGTGATTTTACAAGTGTCATAAAAGAAGTTAAGAGTTTCATTCAACGATCTGATGTTAATGAAGAGCTAGACAAGATTGAACCTAGTACGGAACGTAAGAATCTTTTTGTTAAAGCAGTATTACAGGCAAGGACTAGTGTGAGTGTGGTAAACAAAGGATTTAATGTATGCATTGATGATATAAATACTTTTACACAAAAGATAGCAGATGAAGGGGTAATGATTGAAAAGATAGAGCGTGAGTTTGACACATACTTTACAGATAGAAAATATCTATTAGAGCATTTTATTGTGTATAGCTTATATACTAATGTTATGAATGTGATATGGACAAGTAATCTCAATAAAGAAATTATGAACTTAATTATAAACTATGCGGTTATAAAACAGATGTTAATTGCTAAATGGTACTGTAATCAAAAACGTTTAGCATTTGATGAGATAGTAGAGATAGTTTATTCTTTTTCTAGGGTAGTTGAGCACCATACAGATTTTATTGATGAGATTTATAGGCAATGTAAAGAGGATGGATATAATACATTAGCGGCTGTAGCCATTTTAGCTAGATAA
- a CDS encoding glycosyltransferase: MKEDFLKEQIPINLYNMCHKLFELNVEEIIFTEKQIRQVILALSIYFHFEKDKRALEVLLLLIRNKSIPLEAKIYIVWQLSRINFVNTEDIGIDIYNGYDFLVKEIKANSGLKQVHKFVAKDRDRKSVVFITSQFLGIKHSPTKLLLQMVKMLNDSIDEIEYIYIINSGEMPIKQTYDFLDGFSGNYIKHDDESIKAITKQLGIDRCKVKYVDNYTFEVSNTQIDEMARKIYNIKPRYVFSIGDKNILAEVCSSFTDVFTISLSANAKLCCTKYFVSTYEGLDVREHKLKNSQHLIEVPYSLDMFKDEQKDYYNRNQYGIGKEDFVICIVGNRLKEEITDDVLDICTQLLYRNNHVKIMFIGSYYKSYLDRNRFLGMEDRVYFMGKRKRLVATIQLANVYLNPKRNGGGYSCIAAMEAGIPVVSLNYGDVKFYIDAQFRYESYEKMEQAIQDMIDNPKLYDQKCKDTYTRHSYYRRNNWDKLIRYIDEYIYR; the protein is encoded by the coding sequence ATGAAGGAAGATTTTTTAAAAGAACAAATTCCAATTAACTTATATAATATGTGCCATAAATTATTTGAACTAAATGTAGAAGAAATTATTTTTACTGAGAAACAGATAAGGCAAGTAATTTTGGCATTATCTATATATTTTCATTTTGAAAAGGATAAAAGAGCACTAGAAGTACTGTTATTATTAATTCGTAATAAATCTATACCATTAGAAGCAAAAATATATATTGTATGGCAATTATCAAGAATTAATTTTGTAAATACGGAAGATATAGGAATAGATATATATAATGGTTATGATTTTTTAGTAAAAGAAATAAAGGCGAATAGTGGATTGAAACAAGTACATAAATTTGTGGCTAAGGATAGAGATAGAAAATCAGTAGTGTTTATTACAAGTCAATTTTTGGGAATTAAGCATTCGCCAACAAAATTACTTTTACAAATGGTAAAGATGCTAAATGATTCGATTGATGAAATTGAATATATCTATATTATTAATTCTGGGGAGATGCCAATAAAACAAACATATGACTTTCTTGATGGCTTTAGTGGAAATTATATAAAACATGATGATGAATCTATAAAAGCAATTACAAAGCAATTAGGTATAGATAGATGTAAAGTAAAATATGTAGACAACTATACATTTGAAGTATCTAACACTCAAATAGATGAAATGGCAAGAAAGATATATAATATAAAGCCTAGATATGTTTTCAGTATAGGGGATAAAAATATATTAGCAGAAGTTTGTAGTAGTTTTACTGATGTTTTTACTATTTCATTATCAGCGAATGCTAAGCTTTGTTGTACAAAATATTTTGTTTCTACATATGAGGGTTTAGACGTAAGAGAACATAAGTTAAAAAATAGTCAACACTTGATAGAAGTACCATATAGTTTGGATATGTTTAAAGATGAACAGAAAGATTATTATAATAGGAATCAATATGGAATAGGAAAAGAGGATTTTGTTATATGTATAGTGGGAAATAGGCTGAAAGAAGAAATAACAGATGATGTACTAGATATTTGTACTCAATTATTATATAGGAATAATCACGTTAAGATTATGTTTATTGGCAGTTATTATAAATCTTATTTGGATAGAAATAGATTTTTAGGGATGGAAGATAGGGTTTATTTTATGGGAAAGCGTAAGAGATTAGTAGCCACTATACAGTTGGCCAATGTGTATTTAAACCCAAAGAGAAATGGTGGGGGGTATAGTTGCATCGCAGCAATGGAGGCAGGGATACCAGTTGTATCTTTAAATTATGGGGATGTGAAATTCTATATCGATGCTCAGTTCAGATATGAATCGTACGAAAAAATGGAGCAAGCAATACAAGATATGATTGATAATCCGAAGTTATATGACCAGAAGTGCAAGGATACATATACGAGACATTCGTATTATAGAAGGAATAATTGGGATAAGCTAATAAGATATATAGATGAATATATATATAGATGA
- the neuC gene encoding UDP-N-acetylglucosamine 2-epimerase, with translation MNKIAVVTGTRSEYGLLQPLIDKIHKDTTLELCLIVTGMHLSPEFGHTYKQIEADGYPIAEKIEMLLSSDTSIGVTKSMGLGLISFAEVYDRTKPELVILLGDRYETFVAATAATIANIHIAHLHGGELTEGAFDEAFRHSITKMSYLHFTSTEVYRKRVIQLGENPERVYNVGALGVENIKNIPLLTKESLEESIEFPIEPKLAIVTFHPVTLEKQSAGRQFKELLMALDEFPDVKLIFTKANADTEGRQINKLIDEYIERYPKRAIAFTSMGQLRYLSALKYCDFVVGNSSSGIIEAPSFHIPTINIGNRQRGRVCSRTVINCESQREAIKDAITYALGEECKGKMLEYNNPYEQSSTSDNILKVVKVFLSNKPKGLKKHFYDYN, from the coding sequence ATGAATAAAATTGCAGTAGTAACTGGTACAAGGTCAGAATATGGCTTGCTACAACCTTTGATTGATAAAATACATAAGGATACTACCCTAGAATTATGCCTAATAGTAACAGGCATGCACCTTTCACCGGAATTTGGACATACTTATAAGCAGATAGAAGCAGATGGTTATCCTATAGCAGAAAAGATTGAGATGCTCTTAAGCTCTGATACAAGTATCGGAGTGACTAAATCAATGGGATTAGGGTTGATTAGTTTTGCAGAAGTGTACGATAGAACCAAACCAGAATTAGTGATACTTTTAGGTGACCGATATGAAACCTTTGTAGCAGCGACTGCGGCAACTATAGCCAATATTCATATAGCACATTTGCATGGGGGAGAACTCACTGAAGGTGCATTTGATGAAGCTTTCAGGCATTCTATTACTAAGATGAGCTATTTACATTTTACTAGTACAGAAGTATATAGAAAACGTGTGATACAATTAGGAGAAAATCCTGAACGGGTATATAATGTTGGAGCATTAGGGGTAGAGAATATAAAGAATATACCTTTATTGACAAAAGAAAGCCTTGAGGAATCTATAGAGTTTCCTATAGAACCTAAATTGGCAATAGTAACTTTTCATCCAGTTACATTAGAAAAGCAAAGTGCAGGAAGGCAGTTTAAAGAATTATTAATGGCACTAGATGAATTCCCAGATGTGAAATTAATTTTTACTAAAGCTAATGCAGATACAGAGGGAAGGCAAATTAATAAGTTAATAGATGAATATATTGAAAGATATCCTAAAAGAGCAATAGCATTTACAAGTATGGGACAACTTAGATATTTAAGTGCACTGAAATACTGTGATTTTGTAGTAGGAAATTCATCAAGTGGTATTATTGAAGCACCATCTTTCCATATTCCTACAATTAATATAGGTAATCGGCAAAGAGGGAGAGTATGTAGTAGAACAGTTATTAACTGTGAGTCACAGCGAGAAGCAATCAAAGATGCAATTACCTATGCATTAGGAGAAGAATGTAAAGGGAAAATGTTGGAGTATAACAATCCCTATGAACAGTCAAGTACATCAGATAATATTTTGAAAGTTGTTAAAGTATTTTTAAGCAATAAGCCTAAGGGGTTAAAAAAACATTTCTATGACTATAATTAA
- the nusG gene encoding transcription termination/antitermination protein NusG, whose translation MEKARWYVVHTFSGYENKVKANIEKAIKNRNMEELIHAVEVPLQQEVEEKNGVKKTVQRKTFPGYVLVKMVMTDDTWYVVRNTRGVTGFVGPDSKPVSLSLEEVKNMGIELYGPAPKVKIGDAVTLLTGAFENSEGIVKEIHQSKGTIVVSVSGFGREFPVEISMNQVEIFE comes from the coding sequence ATGGAAAAGGCGAGATGGTATGTAGTTCATACTTTTTCAGGATATGAAAACAAAGTAAAAGCAAATATTGAAAAAGCGATTAAAAATCGTAATATGGAAGAGCTCATCCATGCCGTTGAAGTTCCTTTGCAACAAGAAGTAGAAGAAAAGAATGGTGTTAAAAAGACTGTTCAACGTAAAACATTCCCTGGTTATGTATTAGTTAAGATGGTAATGACTGATGATACTTGGTATGTAGTGAGAAACACTAGAGGAGTTACAGGATTTGTTGGGCCAGACTCTAAACCAGTTAGTCTTTCATTAGAAGAAGTAAAGAACATGGGGATCGAACTTTACGGACCAGCTCCTAAAGTTAAGATAGGGGACGCAGTGACCCTACTTACAGGAGCCTTTGAAAATTCTGAAGGAATTGTTAAAGAAATTCACCAATCTAAAGGTACCATTGTTGTATCAGTAAGCGGATTTGGTAGAGAGTTCCCTGTTGAGATTAGTATGAATCAAGTAGAAATATTTGAGTAG
- the secE gene encoding preprotein translocase subunit SecE produces the protein MIGFFKDFIAESKRVVWPNKEELTKLTLNVLGLSIIVAIIIYIMDFAINGGIGVLENLIKGLL, from the coding sequence ATGATAGGGTTTTTTAAAGACTTCATTGCTGAAAGCAAACGAGTTGTATGGCCTAACAAAGAGGAACTTACTAAATTGACCTTAAATGTTTTAGGATTATCTATTATTGTAGCAATTATAATCTATATCATGGACTTTGCTATTAATGGCGGAATTGGAGTTCTTGAGAACTTAATTAAAGGATTATTATAA
- a CDS encoding ATP-grasp domain-containing protein: MRIKDKQVILILGSQHDFEELAKTCIENGYYTIVCDNYTNGPAKKIAHKSYNVDVFDIKRMEKICIENEVSGIVTGFSDVLMEAYVPLCEKMGLKCYLSDEQLKIIRNKQIMHQILGEFGVKTMQRKVIYLQDIEQQLIGFKFPAVIKPIDGYGSRGVFKVNSIREIKEKYTEVENISKKRSVIIEEYNLGKEYNFFAWVKDGKGYLIYICNREKFTFSPNDIGLVYKFIYPSSVYEKLFSSVIEYMEKIIQAYKIQDGPLAVQMFYDGNEVVINEATLRLFGNGDHRIAFYLSGLKIEQILIEYSMGRGYSKSLISKLENYNPRDTTIIAQIQLYGKEGYIKEIDGVSTIKEMPNVSNIELYYQQGECIRNKGLKRETIGMVFFKVDRYDDIEKKLDEIYNVLHIIGDNGEELLYRI; encoded by the coding sequence ATGAGAATAAAAGATAAGCAAGTAATTTTGATATTAGGCTCGCAACATGACTTTGAAGAATTGGCAAAGACATGTATAGAAAATGGATATTATACTATAGTTTGTGATAATTATACTAATGGTCCTGCTAAAAAGATTGCTCATAAAAGCTATAATGTAGATGTTTTTGATATCAAACGAATGGAAAAGATATGTATAGAAAATGAAGTTTCAGGAATTGTAACAGGCTTTTCAGATGTTTTAATGGAAGCATATGTGCCGCTATGTGAAAAAATGGGGCTTAAATGTTATTTATCAGATGAACAATTGAAAATTATTAGGAACAAACAAATTATGCATCAAATACTAGGTGAATTTGGTGTTAAAACTATGCAAAGAAAGGTAATTTATTTACAAGATATAGAACAACAATTGATTGGGTTTAAGTTTCCTGCTGTTATTAAACCAATAGATGGATATGGAAGTAGAGGGGTATTTAAAGTTAATAGTATTAGGGAGATAAAAGAAAAGTATACAGAAGTCGAAAATATATCTAAGAAGAGAAGCGTTATTATCGAGGAATATAATTTAGGTAAAGAGTATAATTTTTTTGCGTGGGTTAAAGATGGGAAAGGATATTTAATATATATATGTAATAGAGAGAAATTTACATTCTCGCCTAATGATATAGGGTTAGTATATAAATTTATTTATCCATCTAGTGTATACGAAAAATTGTTCTCTAGTGTTATAGAGTATATGGAAAAGATTATACAAGCATATAAGATTCAAGATGGTCCTTTAGCAGTACAAATGTTTTATGATGGGAATGAGGTTGTGATAAATGAAGCTACTCTAAGATTATTCGGAAATGGAGATCATAGAATTGCTTTTTATTTATCTGGGTTAAAGATAGAACAAATCTTAATTGAATATTCTATGGGAAGGGGATATTCTAAGTCGCTTATAAGTAAATTAGAGAATTATAATCCTAGGGATACAACGATTATTGCACAAATACAACTATATGGGAAAGAAGGCTATATTAAAGAAATAGATGGCGTTTCAACAATTAAGGAAATGCCGAATGTAAGTAATATAGAGCTATATTATCAACAAGGAGAATGTATCAGGAATAAAGGGTTGAAAAGGGAAACCATAGGGATGGTATTTTTTAAAGTTGATAGGTATGATGATATAGAAAAGAAACTGGATGAAATTTATAATGTTCTACATATAATAGGAGATAATGGTGAAGAGTTATTATATAGAATATAG
- the rpmG gene encoding 50S ribosomal protein L33, protein MRVQITLACEDCKRRNYNMTKDKKTHPDRMETKKYCRFCKTHTLHKETKK, encoded by the coding sequence GTGAGAGTACAAATTACTTTAGCTTGCGAAGATTGCAAGCGCAGAAACTACAACATGACTAAGGATAAAAAAACACATCCTGACCGCATGGAAACAAAGAAATACTGCAGATTCTGTAAAACACACACATTACACAAAGAAACTAAAAAATAG
- the rplA gene encoding 50S ribosomal protein L1, with translation MKRGKKYIEAAKLVDRAAVYDPAEVFELVGKTSTAKFDETVEAHIKLGVDSRHADQQVRGAIVLPHGTGKTQRVLVFAKGAKADEALAAGADFVGGEDLIPKIQGEGWFEFDVVVATPDMMGVVGRLGRVLGPKGLMPNPKAGTVTMDVTKAINDIKAGKIEYRLDKTNIIHVPIGKVSFGAEKLQDNFHTLMSAVIKAKPAAAKGQYLRSISVSTTMGPGIKVNPMKADQ, from the coding sequence ATGAAAAGAGGAAAAAAATATATTGAAGCTGCTAAATTAGTAGACCGTGCAGCGGTTTATGATCCAGCAGAAGTATTTGAATTAGTAGGAAAAACATCAACTGCTAAATTTGATGAAACAGTTGAAGCTCACATTAAATTAGGTGTAGACAGCCGTCATGCTGATCAACAAGTTCGTGGTGCTATCGTATTACCACATGGTACAGGTAAAACTCAAAGAGTTTTAGTATTCGCTAAAGGTGCAAAAGCTGATGAAGCTTTAGCAGCAGGCGCTGACTTCGTTGGTGGAGAGGATTTAATTCCAAAAATCCAAGGCGAAGGTTGGTTTGAATTTGACGTTGTAGTAGCAACTCCAGATATGATGGGTGTTGTTGGTCGTTTAGGCCGCGTACTTGGACCAAAAGGTTTAATGCCAAACCCTAAAGCTGGTACAGTTACTATGGACGTAACAAAAGCAATCAATGATATCAAAGCAGGTAAAATCGAGTACCGTCTTGACAAAACTAATATTATCCACGTTCCAATTGGTAAAGTATCATTTGGTGCTGAAAAATTACAAGACAACTTCCACACATTAATGAGTGCAGTTATAAAAGCAAAACCAGCTGCTGCAAAAGGTCAATACCTTCGTAGCATCTCAGTATCAACTACAATGGGTCCTGGAATCAAAGTAAACCCAATGAAAGCTGATCAATAA
- a CDS encoding acylneuraminate cytidylyltransferase family protein has protein sequence MWNNKSFLAIIPARSGSKGLKDKNIMLLKNKPLIAYTIEAAQKANIFDDIIVSTDSSLYQNIAIKSGASAPFLRPNDLSGDTATSKEAILHTLKELKKQGKDYDYFMLLQPTSPLRTAENILESIEVLRKEQANAVVSVCKANHSQDLMMYLQENNCLDGLLKGIPSIRQKQKETYVLNGAIYLCNTSYYLKYENFYEARCYAYIMDKYHSVDIDDIYDFKYAEALLDNL, from the coding sequence ATGTGGAATAACAAATCATTTCTAGCAATCATTCCAGCAAGAAGTGGGTCCAAAGGACTAAAAGATAAAAATATTATGTTATTAAAGAATAAGCCATTAATAGCATACACAATAGAGGCGGCACAAAAGGCAAATATATTTGATGATATTATTGTATCAACAGACTCATCACTTTATCAGAATATAGCTATAAAAAGTGGAGCAAGTGCTCCATTTTTACGTCCGAATGATCTAAGTGGAGATACAGCTACAAGTAAAGAAGCTATTTTACATACTTTAAAAGAGTTGAAGAAGCAAGGGAAAGATTATGATTACTTTATGTTGTTGCAACCAACCTCACCATTAAGGACAGCTGAAAATATTTTAGAAAGTATAGAAGTACTTAGAAAAGAGCAAGCCAATGCAGTGGTGAGTGTATGTAAGGCTAATCACTCACAAGACTTAATGATGTATTTACAGGAAAACAACTGTTTAGATGGGTTGTTAAAGGGAATACCTTCTATAAGACAAAAACAGAAAGAAACATATGTATTAAATGGGGCTATTTATTTATGTAATACATCGTATTATCTCAAGTATGAGAACTTTTATGAAGCTAGATGTTATGCATATATAATGGATAAGTATCATTCGGTAGATATAGATGATATTTATGATTTTAAATATGCAGAAGCTTTATTAGATAACTTATAA
- a CDS encoding class I SAM-dependent methyltransferase, with amino-acid sequence MNIYIDELNINERGNEMHKIEEFLKSREDEFSSNYKKYGDSPRSLNVDAVKQFIGFNSLIQDINMNDRSILDIGCGLGDINRYFKFKGFNNYKYLGVDIVENFIKQGEKKYGTDDIKFIKGNFINDTYEQKFDYIIGNQIFYRKIRDMDTYIYIEQMIAKAFELCNKSVMFNFLSDRAEIQYEANFYANVEKIINFAYTLSKNIVIRNDYSPYEFSIVISKSNNINIRPTYFVEYLEKNQDIIKCLKDDIGRGIYENKR; translated from the coding sequence ATGAATATATATATAGATGAATTAAATATTAATGAGAGAGGAAATGAAATGCATAAGATAGAAGAATTTTTAAAAAGTAGAGAAGATGAGTTCAGCTCTAATTATAAGAAGTATGGAGATAGTCCTAGAAGTTTGAATGTAGATGCAGTAAAACAGTTTATAGGGTTTAATTCGCTGATTCAGGACATTAATATGAATGATAGAAGTATATTGGATATTGGTTGTGGGTTGGGTGATATAAATCGTTATTTTAAATTTAAGGGATTCAATAATTACAAGTACTTAGGTGTGGATATTGTAGAAAATTTTATTAAGCAAGGAGAGAAAAAGTACGGCACAGATGATATAAAATTCATTAAAGGTAATTTTATAAATGATACATATGAACAAAAATTTGATTATATTATAGGAAATCAAATTTTTTATAGAAAGATTAGAGATATGGATACGTATATTTACATAGAACAAATGATTGCAAAAGCATTTGAACTATGTAATAAAAGTGTGATGTTTAACTTTTTATCAGACAGAGCAGAAATTCAATATGAAGCTAATTTTTATGCAAATGTGGAAAAGATTATTAACTTTGCATATACTCTTTCGAAGAATATAGTTATTAGAAATGATTATTCACCCTATGAATTTTCAATTGTTATAAGTAAAAGTAATAATATTAATATTAGACCTACATATTTCGTGGAATATTTGGAGAAGAACCAAGATATTATTAAGTGCCTGAAAGATGATATTGGAAGAGGTATTTATGAGAATAAAAGATAA